CTGGTGGTCTCGATGATGTCGTGGCGGCCGGCCGGCATGATCGTCACCGACATGACGCATACGCAAAAGACCCGCAACATCCTCAAGAGCGCCAACATCCCGGTGATCGAGATCATGGACACCGCCGGCGAGCCGATCGACATCTGCGTCGGCATGGACCACGCCAAGGCCGGCCGGATGCTGGCCGATCACCTGATCGCGAAGGGCTATCGCCGGTTCGGCTATCTGGGCTGGTCCGACAACGACTTCCCCGCCTCGAGACGCTTCGACGCGATCCGTGAGCGGCTCGCCGAACAGGGCCTACCGCTTGTCGCGCCGAAGGTCTACGACAGCCCGCCCGATACGCCGGTGGGCAAAAGCGGTCTGCGCGACCTGCTCGCCAGCCATCGCGAGCTCGACGTGGTCATCTTCTCCAACGATCCGGCCGCGGTCGGCGGTCTGGTCTATTGCATCGAACACGGCATCGACGTTCCGCGCGAACTGGCGATCGCCGGTTTCAGCGGCCTGATGGCCGGCCAGATCATGCCCAAGCGGCTGACCACCATCCGCACCCGGCGCTACGACGTGGGCCGCATCGCCGCGCGCTGC
This genomic window from Pseudomonadota bacterium contains:
- a CDS encoding LacI family DNA-binding transcriptional regulator produces the protein IGSITLTYNRFTQRDVARAAGVSDMTVSRVMRGRGTVSERTKANVLSVVEDMGYVQNRLAGSLATSRSNQVAVVIPSLVNQVFSQVMSGISSELDKAGYNAVVGISDYGLEKEESLVVSMMSWRPAGMIVTDMTHTQKTRNILKSANIPVIEIMDTAGEPIDICVGMDHAKAGRMLADHLIAKGYRRFGYLGWSDNDFPASRRFDAIRERLAEQGLPLVAPKVYDSPPDTPVGKSGLRDLLASHRELDVVIFSNDPAAVGGLVYCIEHGIDVPRELAIAGFSGLMAGQIMPKRLTTIRTRRYDVGRIAARCVLNRLVGQAVDPVIDLGFELIAGETA